DNA sequence from the Salvia splendens isolate huo1 chromosome 19, SspV2, whole genome shotgun sequence genome:
tgaatacatccctatatatatatatatattataggtTCTGTTTATTGCAACAATTTATGAAGACATTATGTGCATGAAATACATGGGCATTATTATTGATTTCTGAAAGGTAGGAATCTATCCCATCAAATGACAGAGAAGACAGCACACACCTAATAACTGACTCCACATTAGTCATGGGCTATCAACCATTCATAATTATCTTCCTCTTTCaatcaaaaataatactcctatttcagtCTCAGATACCACGCTTAGAAAATGATATAGCATGAAATTTTAGGAAATATAGTGGCGTGTGTTAGGTGtaaagagaaaatagtatatttatattaatgtgagtgagagttttttttaaaaaaatgtgatattttttgtgagacaaactaaaaagaaaaatgtgacatctatgggacggagagggtactatattattcttttctttttagttcgtcttataagattatgtattttttcattttgagctTTCTTTTCTCTTTATAAAATGGAACACATTCTCTACtaaaaatactttaattacttttttttatctcttttaatacattttaccaattgtgcattataaCTCATATCCAACTAAAAGTGCAtacttttatgggacggatgaagtatattcAATATACTTATGGAAAAGAGGATTTTTAGAAAAAATCAGAAGAACTCtgtgtttatatattttaattgaaaCAAATActatactccttctgtcccacCGTAAATGATCAACTATCTATTTTGAGGTGTACGCAAGTGATTAattccttttttgacaaaaaaatacattttctatctcttattttattctctctatcttacttttttattatttcttattttattctctttttacttctcttattttttttatctctctaattaatttaataaatgttttttcTGAAATCTCATGTctaaaagaaatcaatcaatgAGGACATGATGTTtgaaaaaatattacaaattaatgTAATGACAGAAAATGCTCTAAACTAAGTGAatagtaaaataatactatgtGATAATGTGAATCTTAAATCCTTTAATACACTTTAACTAAAATAACATGTACTACCTCccgggtagtgataaaatgcaaattcaTATAtggtacaaactccaaacttttcaaTACAGTATCAACACAACGTTAACACAATGTCATCACAGtgtaaaattttaagatttttatGTCAGCAGaatatcaatacaatgtcaacacaatttcaacacagcatcaaccgttgacattgtgttgacattttttgttgctattattttattatctgttgatattttctaacggttttgaagtttgtacaatatttagagtttgcatttgatcacattccACTACCTCCCTccaccaaaaataaatatagtcgtatatgatatgagttttaatatactatcggtaaagtaagatagagggaagaaagtaagagagaaatagtgttagtggattgtcgGTCTACattattaatactccatccgtttctgaaaatttgtcacttatttccattcTCGTCCGTCCCTAagaatttgtctcatttcacttttaccattttttatagtataCCCCACATTGCACTAACTTCTCATCCCactttttattactccctccgtcccttgtTACTTGCACTATTGCTTTTCGACTagtcacaaactccttacactatttagtTTAAGTTATAATTAATGCGTTTAATTAATATGTTggattaagttaagagctcctttattaagtgatgtctcattacacttaaaattctaatttaattacacaaaaaagtcaatcccaaatttacggcctaaaatgaaaagtgtgagtaacatgggacggatgtagtatatttttttaaaactcgtgccgggtcaaatggtgacaaattattagggacAGAAGTAATAGTATTTAAATGTTTGAACcttttcatatttagaaattggtctaattttggATATGAATggccaaaaataataaaactaggagtatatttttttacgTACGGAGATGGCTTCAGAagtaaaaatataatactcctactGAAAACTAAATTTGTACAACATTATCTCTTCCTATCATTTTTTTGCTTTCACCGTCAAATTAATAGTCAAATCGTGCTTGAAagatagtagtatgatttttttttatttagtaaaTGATACTTTCTCCATCCAAACTAAGTTGAGTTAAATCTTTTGGACACgcagattaagaaattgtgttaaaaagtaggagagatgaataaagtaggaaagaatAAGAGAGATAGCAAGTAggtgatagaataaagtaagagtgatttgacgttttatttttttatcaaaaaagaaaataactcaacttagttgggacatcgcaaaatgaaatacgactcaacttagttgggacggaggaatTACGTGAGCTTAAGAAAAACTATCTAAATAAACAATGTAGAGATGGCCAGAGCAACAGAGAAATGTAGTGGTTGTCATATTTTGGAATAGGCAATTTAACATTTTCAAAACTAAATAGTGGTATCCAATCAATCTAAATACGAAATGGAAACACTTTGGGAAAATTAGTCAAGTAAAAAATCTTATGGAATAAAAACTTTGATTAGCATCTTCAAATTATTGGGATTAGTATTTTAAACTGCTCTaacttacttttttttaagtCTACAATTTCGAAAAAGTGCTCTGAACATATCCCAATATTTGGAATTCCATGAAATAATGAATCCATTCGTCTTATTAATTGTTGTGTGGATTATATATTTTTACCATCCAAACATCAAAATGATGAGTATAATTTTGGTGCCTTAACTAatgtttagtttttttaaatctaAAAAATGGTCTTATGTTAAAACGAGTGGAGAGGAAGAGAAGAGAATGATATTCGAAttagttttctatttttatcaACTTATAGTAACTCAAACGTTTCTTTGGGAATATTCAAGTCGTGTTTACATAGAATCAAATTTCACTGTTTTCTTTTACTTAAATAAATGAAGCAGGATTGACTTCGGATTCAGACAACAAAATTTTTGAGCGACacaattattaaacaaaagatTACTAGTACTTTATTTGTTAGTTTTggaaattatttcaaaaattccaGCGGTTCGTGTCAGTTTTTCGATAGTCGAAATCAAAGTCCAGGATAGAATAGTTAAAGTTTTTTCAAATGACTCAGAATCAAATTGTAAACAATTGAAGAGCATGGCATGTTTATTGATAGTTGCCAAAGTTcaagtatataaaatattatatcccattttcaaaaaaatataaatacatgtGCTCAGACTACTCATTGAATACTCACCACTAAAAAAAGTTAATCTAAATTGAGGAGATTAAGAAGATTATGATTAATAAGAAAGCTAAATTGAGGAGAAACTATCTACATAATCTACACCACACCAACACATTTTTCgaggataataaaaataaagatggCTTAATTAATCTAAGAATATTGAAATGCATGTGCGAGTGTGACAAAATTCATGACTCCCAAAGCTCAGCATATTTGACTTTAGAGACACTCTCCAAGACTTCGGAAGGCACAATATCACCTCTTACAACCACCATCTTCGTTTCCAAGTCTATTTTGTATGAACTCACTCCTGTATCATATATTTATTtacacttaattaattaattcccaGCAAAAATGAAATAGTATTAGAAAACAATTATTTGGTGGATTCAACTCATCCCTTAATATTGGACTACACTTGCCTTCCAACTTAGATAAGTGCTTCTCCACTTTCCTTGCACACCCATTACAGTGAATTGAAACTTTCATCACCACCATCTGCATATATTCATGAATTAACAGAGTTTCACATCACCAATTAATGCTCCCCTAATCGGGGACATTTCTTTTCCGCActagatttaagaaattgatttgttaaagattaaagtaaaagagagaataaaagtaAGAGCAATGAGTGAACTACTTTAAGATAATCCAAacaaggaatacgactcagctaatTACAAATACCTTAGGCTTTAGGTGGAAGGCAAGAGTTGGAGTTGGGGTTGGAGCAATGAGATCCTTGAGCTTGAGAGGGAGGAGAGGCTTAATATCTTGGAATTCATCATCACCACCAAAATTGTTCTTCTTCGAATTCCCAATACAAGAGAGACAAGAAGCGGTTGCGGCGACAGGAAACATGCACATAACGGCTCTGCTGCATCTCAGCTTCCTCATCGCTGCCACAACTATAGCACAAGCACACCACCTTCTTCGCCTAAtgttttctctttttccttttctttataAGCTGTAGTGTCAGATATAGTATTATTCATTATTCCCACCCCTCTCAATAATACATCCTCCctctataatttcaaaattactattattttattttggccCGTTCTTTAAAATTATATGTATCgcacattttattttctaatcaacaaacaaaatgatCGAAAGAGAAATCTAATCAATATCTATCGACTTAGTTTGAATAGTAAAATATAGTCGTACTAGCTGATTTTTGTACTTTTGGACACAATGTCAACCATACTAATTTCTTTTTTGAGTGAACGTGTAAAAATGGAGTACTACAATATTTGTATAAGTActtcgtaaaaataaattacactaTAGGTATTTGAAcaaattttttattcattttaggtactttttttatattttctttcacATTTTACTCTTTCTAATCTCATGGGCATTATTAACCTTATTTCAGTCTTATTAGTACATCTTTAATAAGGTTTTTTTTCTTCAGTGTGAATAGTTAATACACTTTAATTAATCTCTTAGACTTTTCATAACTCCATTATAACTCGCAAATGTTAACAACTTTAATTCATATTTCTCACTCATCTGAAATCGGtttagagaaaatgaatataccacaatCTTCTACTTCGGGAGTAGATCGACACtaaatcatttaatttcacaaaattaaatgttcatcacatttattcttGGTCAAACCCCTTTGACTGACCAAGATTCCAATAATACCATGTCTGAGTTCATTCAAACTTCCATTTTCTTCAATCAAATGTTGTTTTTCGTTGTTTCCGAAGGAATCGGAGAATGCTCTTTATCGCTGGCACGCGAGGTCGATTTCAAACCTAATACAAATATTGTTTAAataattgtttttaaaaattggTACTCCCTGCCTCATACCATATTACACTTCAGGAGTCACATTTGAGTTCGGcataagttttaaaaaatgttaaggaAAGTTGGTAAAAAAATGatagtggaatgtaggtcctacttttatatattaatcgtataataaaatgtgagtagaaaaagttaatggaatgtggggtctattgccatttataaaatattccaaccggaactcctaaagtgggacacccaaaaataataaatcggGATTCCTAAAGTGAGAGGGAGGGAGTAATACATGTACAAATCAATCAGTGTACTCTTGCAACAACAGCGAACCTTAACGTCCAACAAAAACACTCCTAATATTTTCACATTaagtattaaaaatatattttttcttttaattagtATGAGAAAGCG
Encoded proteins:
- the LOC121778676 gene encoding protein SODIUM POTASSIUM ROOT DEFECTIVE 1-like; this encodes MRKLRCSRAVMCMFPVAATASCLSCIGNSKKNNFGGDDEFQDIKPLLPLKLKDLIAPTPTPTLAFHLKPKMVVMKVSIHCNGCARKVEKHLSKLEGVSSYKIDLETKMVVVRGDIVPSEVLESVSKVKYAELWES